Within the Nocardioides aurantiacus genome, the region GGGCCAGGCTGAAGTCCAGGAAGCCCGGGTCCACGGGCTTCTTCGGCTCAGGACGTGGCGGCCGGGGACGGAGCGTCACGCCGCTGCCCGCGCGTGCGACGACCGGGCACGCCCACGGGCACCACCATCACCGGCCACGACGCGTGCTCGACCACGTGCACCGACGTGGAGCCGGCACCCCGCGCCAGCTGCCGCGGGAGCGACCGCTGGTGACCGCCGACGACGACGAGATCGGGCTCGCCGTCCAGGGCCACCAGTGCCGCCCGCACGGACCCGGTCCTCACCTGCGTGCTGACGACCACGTCGGGGTAGGTCTGGGCGAGGCCTGCCACGGCCTCGGCCAGCGCGAGGCTCGCCTGCTCGCGACTCTCGTGCCGGCCCGCGACCAGCTCCTCGCGCGAGAGCGCGAAGGCTGCGTCCTCGACGCAGTGCACGACGGTCAGCGCACGGCCGGTCAGGTCCGCCTGTCGCCAGGCGGCCGCGAGGACCGGCTGTGACTCCTGCGCCGCGTCGGCCGCGACGACGATCCCGCCCGCGTGCCCGGCGGACGTGCCCGGGCGGTGGACCACGACGGGGCAGCTCGCGTGCTTGACGAGCGTGACTCCGACCGACCCGAGGACGAAGCTGCGCAGGGGGCCGCGCCCGTGCGTGCCCACGACGACCAGTGCGGCCTCCTCCGACCGTCGCAGGAGCGCCTGACCGGCGTTGTCCAGCTCGTAGTCGGTGTCCACCTCCACCCGAGGTGCGACCTGGGCGACCAGCGCGCGCCCCGCCTCGAGGATCGCGGTGCCCTCCCGTCGGAGCAGGGCCTGGACCTCGACCGAGCTGACGACCGATGCATCGCCGAACGCGGCGCTCACGCTCGCGGCGTGCACCAGGGTCAGGCGCCGGCCCTCGAGCGACGCCTGGCCCGCGGCCCAGCGCAGGGCGTGCGTGGCCGACTCCGACCCGTCCAGGCCGACGACGACCGGTCCTCGTTGCATGCTCATGGTTCCCCGTCCTCTCGCGCGGCGACGTCGCCACCTCCCGTCCAGGGTGCGGCGGAGACGGCGCGGACGGCAGGGCGTGGCGTCCTGACCCGTCGGGACGAACGGCTCTGCTGACGCCGGGTCGACCCGCACGACAGGTCGGGACCACGACCTCCGCGCCGGGCCGTGGCCGACCGGTGCGGCCCCGTCCCAGCCCCGCGCCACGGCCCTAGGTCGACCTGGGCGAGGACGTTCGCCCCCTCCCGGCTGCTCCGGGAGCGCCCAGGGTGGGAGCCAGCAACACCCCACGAGGAGGCCACCATGCACGCGCTCGTCTACCACGGTGCCGGACGACACAGCTGGGACGAGGTCCCCGACCCGTCCCTCCAGGACGACACCGACGTCATCGTCGGCATCGACGCCGTCACGATCTGCGGCACCGACCTGCACGTCCTGCGCGGCGACCTCCCCGAGGTCGCGCCCGGCCGCGTGCTGGGGCACGAGGCCGTGGGCACGGTCGAGGAGGTCGGACCGGCCGTCCGCCAGGTCAGGCCGGGCGACCGGGTGCTGGTGTCGTGCATCTCGGCCTGCGGCAGCTGCCGTGCCTGCCGCCGCGCGCGCTACGGGCAGTGCAGCGGGGGTGGCGGCTGGCGACTGGGTCACACCCTCGACGGCGTGCAGGCGGAGTACGCCCGGGTGCCGTTCGCGGACTGGTCCACCTACCGGTTGCCGCGGTCGGTGGACGACGAGAGCGCCGTGCTGCTGGCGGACGTCCTGCCGACCGCCTACGAGGTGGGCGTGCTGAACGGCCACGTGGGGCCCGGTGACGTCGTCGTGGTGGTGGGCGCCGGCCCCATCGGCCTCGCCACGGTCGTGACGGCGCGACTGTTCTCCCCCGGTCGCATCGTCGTGGTCGACCCCGCCGCACCACGTCGGGACGCGGCCGCTGCCCTCGGGGCCGACGTCGTCGTGGGCGACGAGCCCGACTCCGTCCAGGAGCTGGTGGCCAGCCTCACCGACGGCGAGGGCGCTGACGTCGTCGTCGAGGCGGTCGGCGCACCCGAGAGCTTCGAGCTGTGCACGCGGCTCGTGCGCGCCGGTGGCCGGGTCGCCAACGTCGGGGTCCACGGCGCCCCCGCGTCGTTGCACCTGGAGTCGCTGTGGGGCAGCGACCTCACCATCACCACCGGCCTCGTCGACACCGGCACCATCCCCACCCTGCTGCGCCTGGTCGCCGACGGACGGCTCGACCCCACGTCCCTGGTGACGCACCGATTCGGCCTGACCGAGATCGGACGTGCGTACGACGTGTTCGCCCGTCCCGCCGAGACCGGGGCCGTCAAGGTCGTGCTGAGCCGCTGAGTGGGCTGGCCCCGCGGGGGCATCACTGCCGGGGGTCGCTCCCCTGCTCGCCCACCCTCTCGTGGACGAAGCGTCCGAGCGCGTCCGCGTCGCCCGACGCCAACCACCGCTGCACCCCGGTCGGGTCACGGCGCTCGAGCTCGTCCAGGCACGCCCGCCGCAGGTCGAGCAGCAGGTCGAGGGTCGTGGGCTCCGTGCGCCGGCCCAGCTCACGCGACGTGGCCAGCCACAGCCGCACCAGGCGACGGGTCGTGCACCCGGACAGCTGCCCGGGGCCACGCGGCAGCGGTCGCGCGTCGTCCGCCTCGGCCGACCGCCAGGACCGGGCGCGGACGATCTGGTGCAGCGAGGGTGCCGACCCGCTCGGCCGCTGCGTGCGCAGGTGCCGGCGGAGCCGCTCCCACGACGGCGGAGTCGTGAGCACGACCAGGGCCCACGGCGCCAGCGTCCACGGTCCCAGCAGCTCGACCGACCCTGCCAGCAGGGGGACGGCTGCGGCGACGAGCAGCGCCGGCACCACGGTGCGGTGGGGATCCCGTCCTGTCGCGTACGCCACGATCACGGCGTTCAGGCCGACGAGGGCCCAGGCGGTCAGGAAGGTCGCCAGGACCAGCGCCGCGCCCAGGGTGATCGATCCGAGCGTCCCTGCGGCCACCAGTCCGACGACCCAGGCCCACCACCACACCCGGAGCAGCGCCACGGCGGCACGCGCCGACCACCGGGACCGCGGCACCCCCGGGCCGCTCACGGGACCGTGGGGGCCGGTTCCGCGACCGCAGCCGTGGGACGGACGTGGCCGGAGGCCTGCCACGGCAGCGTGGGGCCGGCCGACGCGGCGCCCCCCTCCGGCGACACGTCCACGCTGACGTGGTCGCGCGTGATGGTGCCCTGCGACTGGATGGGCATCGTGACGACGAGCACGAGGCTCGACCAGATGGCGACGGGCATGGCGCGCACTCCTCAGGACGGTGGGCCGGACGTGGCCGGAAGCCGGCCGCGATCGGTGTCCCGGGAACCGGGCGTCTCGGCGCGTCCGGTGACCACCTCGATGGTCACGATCCCGGCGTTCTCACCCATGTCGGTCCCCCTGCCGCCGCGTGGGGCCACCTGCTCATCAGACCGACCGTCACGGCCGTGCCGACAGGGCCGAGGGGCCTGGCGGCGCGGGGCTCAGGTCCCTGCTCCGGCCCCACGCACCAGGCCAGGCTGGGGCCCGAGGTCGCGTGGGCGACCCTGCGGGCAGGACCGAGGAGGAACCGTGCACACCACACCGGGGACCATCGTGGTCGGCGTCGACGGCTCGGAGCACGCCGACCGGGCGGCCCGCTGGGCGGCCGAGCAGGCGGCCGCCGAGCACCGGACGGTGACGCTCGTGCACACCGTGAGCGCCGTGACACCGACCTACCTCGACGCCGCCCTCGCCGACCCCCGCACGGCACGCTCGAGGTTGCAGGCCGGCGGCGAACAGGTGCTCGACGCTGCCGCCGCGGTCGTGGACGCGGCAGCACCGGGTCTCGAGGTCCGCCGGGTGTTCGAGCTCGTGGACACCCGCCAAGGTCTGCTGCAGCTGTCCGAGGACGCCGCCATGGTGGTCGTCGGCTCCCGTGGCCGGGGGCCGTTGCGGTCGCTGCTCCTGGGCTCGGTGTCGGCGGCCCTGGTCCGGCACGCGAGCTGTCCGGTCACCGTGGTGCGTCCCGAGCGCGGCGGGACGCCGCGCCACGGTGTCGTGGTGGGGCTGGACGGCTCGGCGGAGTCCCTCCCGGTGCTCGAGCACGCCTACCGCCAGGCGTCGCTCCACGCCCATCGACTCACGATCCTCCACTGCAGGTGGGACGTCGCACCGGGCACCGCAACTGCCTACCTCGTCCCGGACGACCTGGCCCTGGCCGACGACGAGCCCGAGGGCCTCGGTCTCGCCGAGGCGACGGCCGGAATGGCCGAGAAGTACCCCGACATGCGGGCCCGTGCGCGGCTGGGACAGGGGCGGGCGGAGGACGTGCTGGCCCACCTCTCGCACAGCATGGACCTCGTCGTGGTCGGCACCCACCACCACGGCCGCGGCCACCGCGCCCTGGTCGGCTCGGTGTCCGCCGCGGTCGTCGAGCACGCCTGGTGTCCCGTCACCGTCGTCCCCATGGCGGGGTCCTAGAGGTGGGCACGCATACCGGGCCGTGGCTCGGGATCCTCGCGCCGTACGCCCTGGGAGGTCCGGCGCCCAGCACGTTCCTGCGACCCGCGGTCCAGGCCTGCTAGCGGAGTGGGACCGACCAGGTCACCACGGTGCCCTGGGGGGACGACTCCACGCGGCACGAGCCGCCGAGCTGGGCCGCACGCTCGCGCATGTTGCCGAGCCCGCTCTCGGACGCGGTGGCCGGGATGCCCGTGCCGGTGTCGGAGACGACCAGGTCGAGCTGCTCGCCGGCCGTCACCTCCACGCTGATGCTCCTCGCCCCGGAGTGCCGCACCGCGTTCGACAGCGCCTCGGACAGCACGGCGAGCAGGTGGGGCGCCAGCTGGTGGTCCACGACGGTGCGCAGCGGACCGGTCAGCATCAGCCGCGGCCGGAACTGCAACGTCGTCGCGGCCCGGTCCACCAGCCCGGTGATCTCGGTCTGGATGTCCCCCGCGCCCTGCCCGGCGCCCAGGTCGAAGATCGAGCGACGGATGTCACCGATGGTGGCGTCGAGGTCCCTGATGGCCTGCTCCAACCGTTCCCTGACACGGGGAGACCCGGCCAACGGCACCACGCTCTGCAGGCTGAGACCCACCGCGAAGAGACGCTGGATGACCAGGTCGTGAAGGTCGCGTCCGATGCGGTCCCGGTCCTCGAAGAGGCTCAGCCGCTGGTGGGCCTCCCGTGCCCGCAGCACGGTCATCGCCAGCGCGGCCTGCTCGGCGAAGCCCTCCGGGAGCCGCGGGTCGACGATCCGGAACAGGTGCTGGTGCTCCGGCGACCAGGCCAGCGCCAGCGCGCCCTCGACGTGCCGCCCCGAGCGCAGTGGCACCACGACCGCAGGACCCAGGACCGGCCACCCCGGCAGGTCGCCGGGCACGAGCGCCCGTGGGTCGCGGCGGACGTCGACGACGGTGATCGACTCACCGCCCCGCACCACCGTGGCCGTCAACGACTGCTCCAGCGGCAGCCGACGCAGGTCCTCCGGAGAGACGCGGGGACCACTCACCGCCCTGACCTCCAGCGAGCCGTCGGTGTCGACGACGACCCAGGCGACGTCGGCGGCCGCGGCGGCGCGGGCCCGGTCGGCGATCACCTGCAGCGAGTCGGACCCGGCGGCGTCGGCACCCGAGAGCACGGCGGTGACCTCGGCGGTCGCCGCCAACCAGTTCTCGCGACGTCCGGCCTCCTCGTAGAGCCGTGCGTTCTCGATGGCGACACCCGCGGCGGAGGCCAGGGCGACCACCACGTCCTCGTCCAGGTCGTCGAAGTCGCCGCCCCCGGACTTCTCGGTCAGGTAGAGGTTGCCGAACACCCGGTCGCGCGTCCGCACCGGGACACCGAGGAAGGAGTGCATCGGCGGGTGGCCGGCCGGGAACCCGAAGGACTCCGGGTGCGCGCCGAGGTCGTGCAGCCGCAACGGCTCGGGTCGGTCGATGAGGAGCCCGAGGATGCCGTGCCCGGTGGGGAGGTGCCCGATCTCGACGACCTGCGACTCCGCCATGCCGCGGTGGATGAACGTGCGCAGGCCCTGCCGGGGCGGGGTGTCCAGGACCCCGAGCGCGGTGTACCGCGCCCCGGTCAGCTCGCGTGCGATCTCCACGATGCGGGCCAGCACGCCGTCCAGCGTGAGGTCGGCCGACATGGAGACCACGGCACTGAGCAGCAGCCGCAGCCGGGCCCGCTCCTCCCCGGGGGCGTGCTCGTCCGGGGCCGGGCTCACCGCTGCGGGTGCTTGAGCGAGAAGATCGCCGCCTGGGTGCGGCTCTCGAGCCCCAGCTTGGCCAGCATCGACGACACGTAGTTCTTCACCGTCTTCTCGGCGAGGAACATGGCCTCGGCCATCTGACGGTTCGTCATGCCCTCGCCGATGAGCCCGAGGATGCGCAGCTCCTGCTCGGTCAGCTGCTCCAGCGCCGGGTCGGACCGGGGCCCCTCGCGCAGCCGTTCCAGCACCTGGGCGGTGACCGCGGGGTCGAGCATCGACTGCCCGGCTGCCACCCGTCGTACGGTGTCGAGGAGGTCGTTGCCGCCGACCTGCTTGAGGATGTAGCCCGCCGCGCCGGCCATGATGGCGGCGAACAGCGCGTCGTCGTCGTCGTACGAGGTCAGGATCAGTGCCTTGATCTCGGGGTTGCGCGACCGGATCTCGCGGCACACGTCGATCCCCGAACCGTCCGGCAGCCGGGCGTCGAGGATCGCCACGTGGGGCCGGGTCGCCGGTATCCGACGCTGCGCCTCGGCCGCGAGGCCGGACTCCCCCACGACGACGATGTCGTCCGTGCTCTCCAGCAGGTCCCGGATCCCGCGTCGGACGATCTCGTGGTCGTCGAGCAGGTACACGCGCACTGGATCCGCGCTGCCGGGGGTGGACGCGTCAGCCATGGTGCGAATCTAGTCCTCCCCGGCCGTGGTGGCGATGGCCCCGGACCTCGGCCTCCAGGACCTTCGACCCTGCTCGGGCGACGCGGCGAATACGACCCTGGGGCTCGGAGACGCACCGACACCGGCAGGGGTGGGGACCATGCGCGCGGAGGAGGTGGCGGGCACGCTCACCGCCCTGCTGGACCCCGTCCGCGCGGGCGGGCACGACGTCGTCATGGCCCGGCCCGAGGTCGCCGGGCTGCTGCTCGGCGGAGTGCCGTGACCGCGCCCGCCGTGGAACAGCTGCGGCGGGTGGTCGAGCTGGCGTGCCGGGCCCCCAGCGTGCACAACAGCCAGCCGTGGCGGTGGCGTGCCCACGACGGAGGCTCCCTCGAGCTGTGGGCCGATCGCTCACGACAGCTGACCATCGCCGATCCGCAGGGGCGCGATCTGGCCCTCAGCTGCGGCGCCGCCATCCACCACGCCGTCACGTGCGGTCCGGCCCTGGGCCTGTGGGGCCGCGTCGAGCTCGCGCCCGACCCCTCCCGGACCGACCTGCTGGCCCGGCTCGGCTTCGAGGTGGGAGTCGTCGCTGCCGACGCAGCGGACCGGCTGCTGACCCTCGAACGGCGGTCCACCGACCGGCGTCGCTTCACCCGCTGGCCCGTCCCGCGGCCGCGGCTGCTGGAGCTGGCGGCCGCGGCGGTGCCGTGGGGTGCCTCGGCGGTCCCCGTCACCGCGTCGGGCGAGCGAGCCCGCGCCGAGGTGCTCGTGCTGCGCGCCCAGGAGGAGCAGGCTCGGGATCCGGCGCTGGTGGAGGAGCAGCGGGGGTGGCTGGACCACGGCCGGGCCGACGGCATCGTCGGCCGGGTCGCCGCACCGACGCGCAGCCCGCGTCCCGAGCTCCCCCACCGCTCCCGGTCCGACACCACGGACCTCGTGCCCCGGCTGCTGGACGGCACGGACGGGCTGCTCGTGCTGTGCACGGCGAGTGACGACCAGCTCCACTGGCTACGCGCCGGCGCCGCCTTGAGCGCGGTGTGGTTCGGGGCCACGCGGAGCGGTCTGTCCCTGGTGCCCCTCAGCCAGGTCGTGGAGGTCGCGACGACCCGACGCGACCTCCGGCGCGAGGTCCTGTCCGGCGCGGCGCACCCGCAGCTGCTGCTGCGCGTCGGCTGGCAGGAGATCGGACGCGCCACGATGCCGCGCACTCCACGCCGACCTCTGCACGAGGTGCTCGACTGGCTCTAGGTCGCCCGACGCCCGGGACCATGGCCCCCGCGCGACGACGGCGTCGTCCCGAGCGGCCGCGGGACGGCCGCGTCCCGTCCCACCGGGTCCACGACCACGACCGGGCAGCTCGCGT harbors:
- a CDS encoding universal stress protein, producing the protein MSMQRGPVVVGLDGSESATHALRWAAGQASLEGRRLTLVHAASVSAAFGDASVVSSVEVQALLRREGTAILEAGRALVAQVAPRVEVDTDYELDNAGQALLRRSEEAALVVVGTHGRGPLRSFVLGSVGVTLVKHASCPVVVHRPGTSAGHAGGIVVAADAAQESQPVLAAAWRQADLTGRALTVVHCVEDAAFALSREELVAGRHESREQASLALAEAVAGLAQTYPDVVVSTQVRTGSVRAALVALDGEPDLVVVGGHQRSLPRQLARGAGSTSVHVVEHASWPVMVVPVGVPGRRTRGQRRDAPSPAATS
- a CDS encoding alcohol dehydrogenase catalytic domain-containing protein encodes the protein MHALVYHGAGRHSWDEVPDPSLQDDTDVIVGIDAVTICGTDLHVLRGDLPEVAPGRVLGHEAVGTVEEVGPAVRQVRPGDRVLVSCISACGSCRACRRARYGQCSGGGGWRLGHTLDGVQAEYARVPFADWSTYRLPRSVDDESAVLLADVLPTAYEVGVLNGHVGPGDVVVVVGAGPIGLATVVTARLFSPGRIVVVDPAAPRRDAAAALGADVVVGDEPDSVQELVASLTDGEGADVVVEAVGAPESFELCTRLVRAGGRVANVGVHGAPASLHLESLWGSDLTITTGLVDTGTIPTLLRLVADGRLDPTSLVTHRFGLTEIGRAYDVFARPAETGAVKVVLSR
- a CDS encoding universal stress protein; this encodes MHTTPGTIVVGVDGSEHADRAARWAAEQAAAEHRTVTLVHTVSAVTPTYLDAALADPRTARSRLQAGGEQVLDAAAAVVDAAAPGLEVRRVFELVDTRQGLLQLSEDAAMVVVGSRGRGPLRSLLLGSVSAALVRHASCPVTVVRPERGGTPRHGVVVGLDGSAESLPVLEHAYRQASLHAHRLTILHCRWDVAPGTATAYLVPDDLALADDEPEGLGLAEATAGMAEKYPDMRARARLGQGRAEDVLAHLSHSMDLVVVGTHHHGRGHRALVGSVSAAVVEHAWCPVTVVPMAGS
- a CDS encoding GAF domain-containing protein, whose amino-acid sequence is MSPAPDEHAPGEERARLRLLLSAVVSMSADLTLDGVLARIVEIARELTGARYTALGVLDTPPRQGLRTFIHRGMAESQVVEIGHLPTGHGILGLLIDRPEPLRLHDLGAHPESFGFPAGHPPMHSFLGVPVRTRDRVFGNLYLTEKSGGGDFDDLDEDVVVALASAAGVAIENARLYEEAGRRENWLAATAEVTAVLSGADAAGSDSLQVIADRARAAAAADVAWVVVDTDGSLEVRAVSGPRVSPEDLRRLPLEQSLTATVVRGGESITVVDVRRDPRALVPGDLPGWPVLGPAVVVPLRSGRHVEGALALAWSPEHQHLFRIVDPRLPEGFAEQAALAMTVLRAREAHQRLSLFEDRDRIGRDLHDLVIQRLFAVGLSLQSVVPLAGSPRVRERLEQAIRDLDATIGDIRRSIFDLGAGQGAGDIQTEITGLVDRAATTLQFRPRLMLTGPLRTVVDHQLAPHLLAVLSEALSNAVRHSGARSISVEVTAGEQLDLVVSDTGTGIPATASESGLGNMRERAAQLGGSCRVESSPQGTVVTWSVPLR
- a CDS encoding response regulator — translated: MADASTPGSADPVRVYLLDDHEIVRRGIRDLLESTDDIVVVGESGLAAEAQRRIPATRPHVAILDARLPDGSGIDVCREIRSRNPEIKALILTSYDDDDALFAAIMAGAAGYILKQVGGNDLLDTVRRVAAGQSMLDPAVTAQVLERLREGPRSDPALEQLTEQELRILGLIGEGMTNRQMAEAMFLAEKTVKNYVSSMLAKLGLESRTQAAIFSLKHPQR
- a CDS encoding Acg family FMN-binding oxidoreductase, whose protein sequence is MTAPAVEQLRRVVELACRAPSVHNSQPWRWRAHDGGSLELWADRSRQLTIADPQGRDLALSCGAAIHHAVTCGPALGLWGRVELAPDPSRTDLLARLGFEVGVVAADAADRLLTLERRSTDRRRFTRWPVPRPRLLELAAAAVPWGASAVPVTASGERARAEVLVLRAQEEQARDPALVEEQRGWLDHGRADGIVGRVAAPTRSPRPELPHRSRSDTTDLVPRLLDGTDGLLVLCTASDDQLHWLRAGAALSAVWFGATRSGLSLVPLSQVVEVATTRRDLRREVLSGAAHPQLLLRVGWQEIGRATMPRTPRRPLHEVLDWL